In Drosophila yakuba strain Tai18E2 chromosome X, Prin_Dyak_Tai18E2_2.1, whole genome shotgun sequence, a single genomic region encodes these proteins:
- the LOC6540300 gene encoding uncharacterized protein LOC6540300 has translation MARYLYADHILEAFNVFHRPLHLDEVATYVAEMEAKTVDEVRLAVDNTLTAGWMHGFLATKEGLFTLVCGYWDETQPIGGRKGKHHTAQAMLRSS, from the coding sequence ATGGCTCGTTACCTCTACGCTGACCACATTTTGGAGGCCTTCAACGTGTTCCATCGACCACTCCACCTGGACGAGGTGGCCACCTATGTGGCCGAGATGGAGGCCAAGACCGTTGACGAGGTGCGCCTGGCGGTGGACAACACGCTCACCGCCGGCTGGATGCACGGATTCCTGGCCACGAAGGAGGGCCTCTTCACGCTGGTCTGCGGCTACTGGGATGAAACCCAGCCGATTGGTGGCAGGAAGGGGAAACACCACACTGCGCAAGCCATG